In Finegoldia magna ATCC 53516, a genomic segment contains:
- the pyrE gene encoding orotate phosphoribosyltransferase, with product MDRVVELLKESNALLEGHFLLSSGNHSDKYCQCAKLLQYPDKAEEVIKVIADKLKDVEFDTVVGPAMGGIIVAYELGRQLHKPAIFTERKDGEMCLRRGFEVKKGEKVIISEDVVTTAKSSYETKKVLEELGAEVVGICCLVDRSVNLDIDLPLYSATKIDIEIFKPEECPLCKKGIELVKPGSREIKTK from the coding sequence ATGGATAGGGTTGTTGAATTATTGAAAGAAAGTAATGCATTATTAGAAGGTCACTTCTTATTGTCATCTGGAAATCACAGTGATAAGTATTGTCAATGTGCAAAGTTATTACAATATCCAGACAAAGCTGAAGAAGTAATCAAAGTTATCGCTGATAAGCTTAAAGATGTTGAATTTGATACTGTTGTTGGACCTGCCATGGGTGGAATAATTGTAGCTTATGAACTAGGAAGACAATTACATAAACCAGCTATATTTACGGAAAGAAAAGATGGTGAAATGTGTCTTAGAAGAGGGTTTGAAGTAAAAAAAGGTGAAAAAGTTATTATCTCAGAAGACGTTGTAACTACTGCAAAATCTTCTTATGAAACAAAAAAAGTTTTGGAAGAATTGGGTGCAGAAGTAGTAGGAATTTGTTGTCTAGTAGATAGAAGCGTAAACCTTGATATTGATTTACCATTATATAGCGCAACAAAAATCGATATAGAAATTTTTAAACCGGAAGAATGCCCTTTATGTAAGAAAGGAATAGAATTGGTAAAACCTGGTTCAAGAGAAATTAAAACCAAATAG
- a CDS encoding dihydroorotate dehydrogenase, producing MLKTNFCGVEFKNPVVGASGTFGFGREYENFTDLNKLGGISTKGLTIQPKNGNTGLRIYETPSGIMNSIGLQNPSVQEFINRDLDYMLSLDTVTIANIGGSDIKSYIEAVELISSTDIKIIELNISCPNVKEGGMAFGIKCDVAQKVVSEVRKHTDKVLMVKLSPNANDIVEMAKTCEDSGADALSLVNTFNALAVDINKRKPVFDNITAGLSGPCIKPIALRMCRDVCKNVKIPVCGMGGIQNYKDALEFIMVGCHLVQVGTANFVNPNVMVEIANGMENYLKQNNFKSIDEIRNII from the coding sequence ATGCTTAAAACAAATTTTTGTGGAGTAGAATTCAAAAATCCTGTTGTTGGAGCTTCTGGAACATTTGGATTTGGAAGAGAATATGAGAATTTTACAGATCTAAATAAATTAGGAGGTATCTCAACAAAAGGATTAACTATTCAACCTAAAAATGGAAATACTGGTTTAAGAATCTATGAAACACCGTCTGGAATCATGAATAGTATAGGATTACAAAATCCATCTGTTCAAGAATTCATTAATAGGGATCTGGACTATATGTTATCTTTGGACACTGTTACCATTGCAAACATTGGTGGCTCTGATATAAAAAGTTATATTGAAGCGGTTGAACTTATATCAAGCACTGATATAAAAATAATTGAGTTAAATATTTCTTGTCCAAATGTTAAAGAAGGTGGAATGGCTTTTGGAATAAAATGTGATGTAGCACAAAAAGTTGTATCGGAGGTAAGAAAGCATACTGATAAAGTTTTAATGGTAAAATTATCTCCTAATGCTAATGATATTGTAGAAATGGCAAAGACTTGTGAAGATTCTGGAGCAGATGCTCTTAGTCTTGTTAATACTTTTAATGCATTAGCTGTGGATATTAATAAAAGAAAACCTGTATTTGACAATATAACTGCCGGTCTTTCGGGACCTTGTATAAAACCTATAGCTTTAAGAATGTGTAGAGATGTATGTAAAAACGTAAAAATTCCTGTTTGTGGTATGGGTGGAATTCAAAATTACAAAGATGCATTAGAATTTATCATGGTAGGTTGTCACTTGGTTCAAGTTGGTACAGCAAATTTTGTTAATCCAAATGTTATGGTTGAAATAGCAAATGGTATGGAAAACTATTTAAAACAAAATAATTTTAAATCAATAGACGAAATAAGGAATATTATTTAG
- a CDS encoding aspartate carbamoyltransferase regulatory subunit, which produces MLNINSIEKGIVIDHIKCGMGYKIFQLLKLDKADYTVALIMNAQSGKLGRKDMIKIENVIDIDFDILGVFDDNMTVNIIENEKIKEKISLNLPEHFEGFIKCKNPRCITQSERSIVQKFSLVDKDTRTYKCDYCDHLYNVEE; this is translated from the coding sequence ATGTTAAACATTAATAGTATTGAAAAAGGTATTGTAATCGATCATATCAAATGTGGAATGGGCTATAAAATATTCCAACTTTTAAAGTTAGACAAGGCTGATTATACAGTAGCATTGATAATGAATGCACAATCAGGCAAATTGGGAAGAAAAGATATGATCAAAATCGAAAATGTTATAGATATAGACTTTGATATACTTGGAGTATTCGATGATAATATGACTGTTAATATAATTGAAAATGAAAAAATAAAAGAAAAAATCAGCTTAAATTTACCAGAACATTTTGAAGGTTTTATTAAATGTAAAAATCCTAGATGTATAACTCAATCTGAAAGAAGTATCGTACAAAAATTTAGTTTAGTTGATAAGGATACTAGAACCTATAAGTGTGATTATTGTGATCACTTATATAACGTGGAGGAATAA
- a CDS encoding S-ribosylhomocysteine lyase → MNKIESFKINHLKLLPGIYVSRKDYLNNEVLTTFDLRITAPNREPVMNTAEVHAIEHLGATFLRNKLENEVIYFGPMGCRTGFYLILTGDRKSEDIVDLVKELFEFISNYEGDIPGQSAKDCGNYSDMNLNMAKFYSDKYLKVLNSIKTENLIYPE, encoded by the coding sequence ATGAATAAAATAGAAAGTTTTAAAATTAATCACTTAAAATTATTACCTGGAATTTATGTATCAAGAAAAGATTATTTAAACAATGAAGTATTAACTACTTTTGATTTGAGAATAACTGCACCTAACAGAGAACCTGTTATGAATACAGCAGAAGTTCACGCAATAGAACATTTAGGAGCTACATTTTTAAGAAATAAACTTGAAAATGAAGTTATTTATTTTGGACCTATGGGTTGTAGAACAGGCTTTTATCTAATCTTAACCGGAGATAGAAAATCTGAAGATATCGTAGACTTAGTTAAAGAACTCTTTGAATTCATATCCAATTACGAAGGTGATATACCTGGTCAATCAGCAAAGGACTGCGGCAACTATTCAGATATGAATTTAAATATGGCAAAATTCTACTCTGATAAGTACTTGAAGGTTCTAAATTCTATTAAAACAGAAAATTTAATCTATCCAGAATAG
- the rodA gene encoding rod shape-determining protein RodA, whose translation MFNINKKNISKIDKTLIISVLILVIYGLVVLYSAGSSLSNHYFRKQLIATIIGIIVVFFIISLDNHIIKKLNIPMYIICNVLLVLVLFFGVGDEWGARSWFKFGPINFQPSEIMKIVLIISLANIIESNKNSLNNPKTLLKILIFAFIPVALILKQPDAGTAMVYTFIIIVMLFTAGIDWKYLIGAIVLGIVSLPFLYLRLDQFQRDRILNFVHPERDLSNTGWQALQGKIAIGSGKLTGEGFLNGVQSQYNFIPEKQTDFIFAVLVEEFGFIGGFILILLYALMLYRCVVIAQNSDNLYSKLLTMGFAAMFLFHIFENIGMTIGVMPITGIPLPFFSYGGTFQIINLISIGLIISSSIQKDPLNFI comes from the coding sequence ATGTTTAATATTAACAAAAAAAATATATCAAAAATAGATAAAACTCTTATTATCAGTGTTTTAATACTTGTTATTTACGGTCTTGTAGTATTATATAGCGCTGGGTCAAGTCTTTCAAATCATTATTTCAGAAAACAATTAATAGCTACAATTATAGGAATAATTGTTGTTTTTTTTATAATTTCACTAGACAACCACATAATAAAAAAACTTAACATTCCAATGTACATAATTTGCAATGTTTTACTAGTTTTAGTTTTATTTTTTGGTGTTGGTGATGAATGGGGCGCAAGAAGTTGGTTTAAGTTTGGACCAATAAATTTTCAACCTTCTGAAATAATGAAGATAGTTCTTATTATTTCACTTGCAAATATTATTGAATCTAACAAGAACAGCCTGAATAACCCCAAAACTTTATTAAAAATACTAATTTTTGCTTTTATTCCTGTAGCTCTAATTTTAAAACAACCAGACGCAGGAACAGCAATGGTGTATACATTTATAATAATAGTAATGTTATTCACAGCTGGAATTGATTGGAAATATTTAATAGGAGCAATTGTCTTAGGCATAGTTAGTTTACCTTTTTTATACTTGAGACTAGATCAGTTTCAAAGAGATAGAATATTAAATTTTGTTCATCCTGAAAGAGATTTATCAAATACTGGATGGCAAGCCCTTCAAGGTAAAATAGCAATAGGATCAGGAAAATTGACTGGTGAAGGTTTCTTAAATGGAGTACAAAGTCAATATAATTTTATTCCTGAAAAGCAAACAGATTTTATTTTTGCGGTATTAGTTGAAGAATTTGGATTTATCGGTGGATTTATATTGATTTTATTATATGCCCTAATGCTTTATAGATGTGTGGTTATTGCTCAAAACTCAGATAATTTATACTCAAAATTATTGACAATGGGATTTGCAGCGATGTTTTTATTCCACATATTTGAAAATATTGGAATGACTATTGGTGTAATGCCTATAACAGGTATCCCATTACCATTTTTTAGTTATGGTGGAACATTTCAAATTATCAACTTAATTTCAATTGGATTGATTATATCTTCATCAATTCAAAAAGACCCATTGAATTTCATTTAG
- a CDS encoding deoxyribonuclease IV → MNRIGCHLSTSKGLHKTIEQCLRINADTFQFFPRNPRGSKSRLIPDKEIEKFLELRKTHDINNIVCHGAYTMNLCSDREDLRELAIQLINEDMKKIQDLKIDKYVLHPGSHKNQGIEKGLNLIVEGLNQIDVSNGQMICIETMSGKGSELGCDLNQIAYIISNASIPLYVCIDTCHLFSSGIRLNSFDDYLDEFDKLIGIEKIKVIHCNDSMMPFGANKDRHEKFGKGLIGESDLFNVIFNKRLGGRPIILETPNNLDGYKIEIEEVRRKFNELREN, encoded by the coding sequence ATGAACAGAATAGGGTGCCATTTATCTACATCAAAAGGACTTCACAAAACTATAGAACAATGCTTACGAATAAATGCTGACACTTTTCAATTCTTTCCTCGTAATCCAAGAGGATCTAAGTCTAGATTAATTCCTGATAAAGAAATAGAAAAATTTTTGGAGCTTAGGAAAACCCATGATATAAATAATATTGTGTGTCATGGAGCATATACAATGAATTTATGTAGTGATAGAGAAGATTTAAGAGAATTGGCGATTCAGCTTATAAATGAAGATATGAAAAAAATTCAAGATTTGAAAATTGATAAGTACGTTCTTCATCCAGGAAGTCATAAAAATCAAGGAATTGAGAAAGGACTTAATTTGATTGTAGAAGGCTTGAATCAAATAGATGTTTCAAATGGTCAGATGATATGTATTGAAACTATGAGTGGAAAAGGTAGTGAACTTGGATGCGATTTAAACCAAATTGCATATATTATTAGTAATGCAAGCATTCCATTATATGTTTGTATAGATACCTGCCATTTATTTAGTTCTGGAATTAGACTGAATAGTTTTGATGATTATCTTGATGAATTTGACAAGTTAATTGGTATTGAAAAAATAAAAGTAATTCATTGCAATGATTCTATGATGCCATTTGGAGCAAATAAAGATAGACATGAAAAGTTTGGTAAGGGATTGATTGGAGAATCAGACCTTTTTAATGTAATCTTTAATAAAAGGTTAGGAGGCAGACCAATAATACTGGAAACTCCTAACAACTTAGATGGATATAAAATTGAAATTGAAGAAGTAAGGAGAAAATTTAATGAGTTACGAGAAAATTAA
- a CDS encoding dihydroorotate dehydrogenase electron transfer subunit, protein MNKYIESEIILNEEISDGIFKLVLKGKFQGDPGQFYMLRAWDESPLLPRPLSICDLDEESITFLYAVVGKGTSIISSMRVGESIKILGPLGNGFELHPEAKCAIVAGGIGIAPMKYLSRKLKNVDLYVGYRNAIYMEDEILNKNETIISTEDGSIGLKGYITEYVKNDYDYIYACGPNPMMNSLKKRNLDATEFYSLEAHMACGIGACLGCTVHTTNGLKRVCKDGPIFEKNEVIFDA, encoded by the coding sequence GTGAATAAGTATATCGAATCTGAAATAATACTTAATGAAGAAATTAGCGATGGAATTTTTAAATTGGTATTAAAAGGAAAATTCCAAGGTGATCCTGGTCAATTCTATATGTTAAGAGCTTGGGATGAATCACCACTTCTTCCAAGACCACTTAGTATTTGTGATTTGGATGAAGAAAGTATAACATTTTTATATGCTGTAGTAGGCAAAGGAACATCAATAATTTCCTCTATGAGAGTAGGAGAAAGCATCAAAATTCTTGGCCCGTTAGGAAATGGATTTGAATTACATCCTGAAGCAAAATGTGCTATAGTTGCTGGTGGGATTGGAATTGCTCCAATGAAATATTTATCTAGAAAATTAAAAAACGTAGATTTGTATGTTGGGTATAGAAACGCAATATACATGGAAGATGAGATTTTAAATAAAAACGAAACAATTATTTCTACAGAAGATGGATCAATTGGGCTAAAAGGATATATAACAGAATACGTAAAAAATGACTATGATTATATTTATGCTTGCGGTCCAAATCCTATGATGAATTCTTTAAAGAAAAGAAATCTTGATGCGACAGAATTTTATTCACTAGAAGCTCACATGGCCTGTGGAATAGGAGCGTGTTTAGGATGTACTGTTCATACAACTAATGGACTTAAAAGAGTTTGCAAAGATGGCCCAATTTTTGAAAAAAATGAGGTGATATTTGATGCTTAA
- the nth gene encoding endonuclease III, which produces MSYEKINKILDDLDSLYPNAKAGLDFTTPFELLIATILSAQCTDVRVNKVTSVLFKEHNTPKTILDLGVDGLAKYIKSCGLYKTKSKNIINTCNVLYHDYDSKVPDNIDELMKLPGVGRKTANVVVSNAFGTPAIAVDTHVFRVTNRIGIVNEKDVLSTEMALMQEIPRDRWSKSHHLFIWHGRNLCKARNPRCEECILNDRCKFYNS; this is translated from the coding sequence ATGAGTTACGAGAAAATTAATAAAATTTTGGATGATTTAGATAGCTTATATCCTAATGCAAAAGCAGGGTTAGATTTTACTACTCCATTCGAATTATTAATTGCCACTATTTTATCAGCACAATGTACAGATGTTAGGGTTAACAAAGTTACATCTGTTTTATTTAAAGAACACAATACCCCAAAAACAATATTAGATTTAGGAGTAGATGGATTAGCAAAATACATCAAAAGCTGTGGACTATACAAAACAAAATCAAAAAATATCATAAATACATGTAATGTTTTATATCATGATTATGACTCAAAAGTTCCTGATAATATAGATGAATTAATGAAATTACCAGGAGTTGGTAGAAAAACCGCAAATGTAGTTGTAAGCAATGCATTTGGAACACCTGCTATAGCTGTGGATACTCACGTTTTTAGAGTAACTAACAGAATTGGAATTGTAAATGAAAAAGACGTATTGAGTACTGAAATGGCGTTGATGCAAGAAATACCAAGAGATAGATGGTCAAAAAGTCATCACTTATTTATTTGGCATGGCAGAAATCTATGCAAGGCTAGAAATCCAAGATGTGAAGAATGTATATTGAATGACAGATGTAAATTTTACAACTCTTAA
- the pyrB gene encoding aspartate carbamoyltransferase: MLKNRNLINADDFNVEEINEILNLAEEIIKSPSDFSNLCNGKILGTLFFEPSTRTRLSFESAIHRLGGDCIGFSESASSSTSKGESLADTIRTVSNYTDIIAMRNPKEGSAVLASSYAEVPLINAGDGGHQHPTQTLTDLLTIWMTKKRLDNMTIGLCGDLKFGRTVHSLIKAMSRYENNKFVLISPEELQVPDYIKIFLKSKNIEFKEVEKMEDVIGELDVLYMTRVQRERFFNEADYVRLKDSYILDNDKMKLATEDLAVLHPLPRVNEIATEVDSDPRAVYFKQVRYGVIVRMALILKLLGVR; this comes from the coding sequence ATGTTAAAAAATAGAAATTTAATTAACGCAGATGATTTTAATGTAGAAGAGATAAACGAAATATTGAATTTAGCAGAAGAAATTATAAAGAGTCCTTCTGATTTTTCTAATTTATGTAATGGAAAAATCTTAGGGACTCTTTTTTTTGAGCCTTCAACAAGAACAAGATTAAGTTTTGAATCAGCAATACATAGATTAGGTGGAGATTGCATAGGCTTTTCAGAAAGTGCAAGTTCATCGACATCAAAGGGTGAGTCTTTGGCTGATACAATAAGAACAGTGTCAAATTATACAGATATAATTGCGATGAGAAACCCTAAAGAAGGTTCGGCAGTTTTAGCTAGTTCTTATGCAGAAGTTCCATTGATAAATGCAGGTGATGGTGGACATCAACATCCAACTCAAACTTTGACAGATTTGTTGACAATTTGGATGACTAAAAAAAGATTGGACAACATGACAATAGGATTGTGTGGGGATTTAAAATTTGGTAGAACAGTACATTCTTTGATAAAAGCTATGTCAAGATATGAGAACAACAAGTTCGTCTTAATATCTCCTGAAGAACTTCAAGTGCCTGATTATATTAAGATATTTTTAAAATCAAAGAATATAGAATTCAAAGAAGTTGAAAAAATGGAAGATGTAATCGGTGAATTAGATGTTTTATACATGACTAGAGTTCAACGTGAAAGATTCTTCAATGAAGCAGATTATGTTAGATTGAAAGATTCATATATCTTAGATAATGATAAAATGAAATTAGCTACAGAAGATTTAGCTGTTCTTCATCCATTGCCAAGAGTAAATGAAATAGCTACAGAAGTTGATAGCGATCCAAGAGCAGTTTATTTTAAGCAAGTTAGATACGGTGTAATTGTTAGAATGGCGTTAATATTGAAATTATTAGGGGTGAGATAA
- a CDS encoding dihydroorotase → MKLLLKNCHIIDKDKDIFADILIENGKIKAIGEILEECDEIIDVKGKIVMPGFIDLHTHFRYPGQEKKEDLYTGSLSALAGGYTSCNLMGNTKPVVDNNEIYNQIIDKSKEIDLINIYQCMATTKDLKSIEMINFEKADNNIKFFSEDGKGITDSLLAFNIFTEIEKINKGIMVHAEDHNLTKISTRYAEDLETIRDCYLSLKTGCRVHFCHVSTIDSLETIKFYKDKNAPITCEVTPHHIYMKDSDFRVNPSIRTQEDIDCIIKMIKNNTVDAIATDHAPHTKEDKDNGACGMIGLETAFNIAYKVLHEENNISLNKISELMSYNPAKILGENKGVINPTYDADLVIIDIDKEIKVKKFNSKSNNSPFIGEKFRGSIEMTIVNGKVKFEKGAKNDNR, encoded by the coding sequence ATGAAACTGCTGCTTAAAAATTGTCATATTATAGATAAAGATAAAGATATTTTTGCTGATATTTTAATAGAAAATGGTAAAATAAAAGCAATTGGAGAGATATTAGAAGAATGTGATGAAATCATTGATGTAAAGGGAAAAATTGTAATGCCAGGATTCATAGATTTGCACACTCATTTCAGATATCCCGGTCAAGAAAAAAAAGAGGATTTATATACTGGTAGCCTGTCAGCTCTTGCTGGAGGCTACACAAGTTGTAATTTGATGGGAAACACTAAACCAGTTGTGGATAATAATGAAATCTACAATCAAATTATAGACAAATCAAAAGAAATTGATTTAATAAATATATATCAATGCATGGCCACAACAAAAGATTTAAAATCTATAGAAATGATTAATTTTGAAAAAGCAGATAATAATATAAAATTCTTTAGTGAAGACGGGAAAGGTATAACAGATTCTTTACTAGCCTTTAATATTTTTACGGAAATAGAAAAAATAAATAAAGGTATAATGGTACATGCAGAAGACCATAATCTAACAAAGATTTCTACAAGGTATGCAGAGGATTTAGAAACAATTAGGGATTGCTACTTAAGCTTAAAAACAGGATGTAGAGTTCATTTTTGTCACGTTAGCACTATTGACTCATTAGAAACGATAAAATTCTACAAAGATAAAAATGCACCAATTACTTGCGAAGTTACTCCTCATCACATATATATGAAAGATAGTGACTTCAGAGTAAATCCTTCAATAAGAACTCAAGAGGATATTGATTGCATAATAAAAATGATAAAAAATAATACAGTAGATGCTATTGCAACGGACCATGCTCCGCACACTAAAGAAGATAAAGATAACGGGGCATGTGGAATGATTGGACTAGAGACAGCGTTTAATATTGCATATAAAGTGTTGCATGAAGAAAATAATATATCATTAAATAAAATATCTGAATTAATGAGTTACAATCCAGCTAAGATTTTAGGAGAAAACAAAGGTGTTATAAATCCAACATACGATGCTGATTTAGTTATAATTGATATTGATAAAGAAATCAAAGTAAAAAAATTTAATTCAAAATCAAATAATTCTCCGTTTATTGGCGAAAAGTTCAGGGGTAGTATTGAGATGACAATCGTAAATGGAAAAGTTAAATTTGAGAAAGGGGCTAAAAATGATAATAGATAA
- a CDS encoding peptidylprolyl isomerase: MYQTDIPKKEQLMANIITNVGEIKICLFENDAPNCVENFVTHAQEGYYDGTIFHRVIKDFMIQGGDPQGTGYGGESIWKNPFEDEFSDNLKNIRGALSMANSGPNTNGSQFFIVQNTSIRKDYIKYLDECDLEEEQKEYYKNNGGCFWLDGKHSVFGQVYSGMDIVDKISNVDTDFSDKPLDDIIIQSIEISRN, encoded by the coding sequence ATGTATCAAACAGATATACCAAAAAAAGAGCAATTAATGGCAAATATAATCACAAACGTAGGAGAAATAAAAATTTGTTTGTTTGAAAATGATGCTCCAAATTGTGTGGAAAATTTTGTAACTCATGCACAAGAAGGATATTATGATGGAACTATTTTTCATAGAGTCATTAAAGATTTTATGATTCAAGGAGGAGATCCACAAGGAACAGGCTATGGCGGAGAAAGCATTTGGAAAAATCCTTTTGAAGATGAATTTTCTGATAATTTAAAAAATATAAGAGGAGCATTATCCATGGCTAATTCTGGACCAAATACTAATGGATCTCAATTTTTTATAGTTCAAAATACTTCAATTAGAAAAGATTATATTAAATATCTTGACGAATGTGATTTGGAAGAAGAACAAAAAGAATACTATAAAAATAATGGTGGTTGTTTTTGGTTAGATGGAAAACATTCTGTATTTGGTCAAGTTTATAGTGGGATGGATATAGTAGATAAGATTTCTAATGTAGATACTGATTTTTCAGATAAACCGTTGGACGATATTATAATTCAATCAATAGAAATTTCAAGGAATTAG
- the pyrF gene encoding orotidine-5'-phosphate decarboxylase yields the protein MIIDKLSERINERSIVCVGLDTSTDYVPENMKKGKKVSEYLFDFNKEIIDNTKDLVACFKVQIAYYEAHGIEGLIAYKNTLKYLKDNDLISIADVKRGDIANTAKEYAKAHFEGDFEADFITVNPFMGYDTLEHYLPYLESKEKGIFVLMRTSNPGSKDIQYKDYKGQPLYYEIGDNLNKIAKEYIGQCNLSSLGFVVGGTQTENANKIRERYENIMFLIPGYGAQGAKPEDIRVYLDNFKKGIVNSSRGIILNYRKFDDGEENIGKYARKAVEDMRKDIYGE from the coding sequence ATGATAATAGATAAGCTTTCTGAAAGAATAAACGAAAGATCCATAGTATGTGTAGGACTAGATACTAGTACAGATTATGTACCAGAAAATATGAAAAAAGGAAAGAAAGTTAGCGAATATCTATTTGATTTTAATAAGGAGATCATAGATAATACAAAAGATTTAGTCGCATGTTTTAAAGTGCAAATTGCATACTACGAAGCACATGGCATAGAAGGATTGATAGCTTATAAAAACACTCTTAAATATCTTAAAGATAATGATTTAATATCTATTGCTGATGTAAAAAGAGGAGATATTGCAAATACAGCCAAAGAATATGCAAAAGCACATTTTGAAGGTGATTTTGAAGCTGACTTTATAACTGTTAATCCATTCATGGGATATGATACTTTAGAACATTATTTACCTTATCTTGAATCAAAAGAAAAAGGGATATTTGTATTAATGAGAACATCAAATCCAGGTTCAAAAGATATTCAATATAAGGATTATAAAGGCCAACCACTATACTATGAGATAGGCGACAATCTGAATAAAATTGCCAAAGAATATATAGGACAATGTAATTTAAGTTCTTTAGGATTTGTGGTAGGTGGAACTCAAACTGAAAATGCAAATAAAATCAGAGAGAGATATGAAAATATAATGTTTTTAATTCCCGGATACGGAGCACAAGGAGCAAAACCAGAAGACATAAGAGTTTACCTTGATAACTTTAAGAAAGGAATTGTAAATTCATCTAGAGGCATAATATTAAATTACAGAAAGTTTGATGATGGAGAAGAAAACATCGGTAAATATGCTAGAAAAGCTGTAGAAGATATGAGAAAGGATATTTACGGTGAATAA
- a CDS encoding thymidine kinase, with the protein MHQYRGKLIVHTGSMFSGKTSSLWKEVNRFKIAKYNVVVFKPKMDSRYSKEKVVTHDKNEIEAINVDNIDDIVEYTKTHDVNVIAIDEVQFINSKADHFVKQINYLLEKGFTIIAAGLDMDYKAKPFQLVKELLPICDYVEKHHAVCAVCGNDAWVSYRISDDKNRIKLGASEAYMPLCRKHYIEKMNEKKLTELQTTYLDKDKKNKNTI; encoded by the coding sequence ATGCATCAATATAGAGGAAAATTAATAGTGCATACTGGATCTATGTTTTCCGGAAAAACATCTAGTCTATGGAAAGAAGTGAATAGGTTTAAAATCGCTAAGTACAATGTAGTTGTGTTTAAACCAAAGATGGATTCCAGATATTCTAAGGAAAAAGTAGTAACACATGATAAAAACGAAATTGAAGCAATAAATGTCGATAATATTGACGATATAGTTGAATATACAAAAACTCATGATGTAAATGTCATTGCTATAGATGAAGTGCAATTTATTAATTCAAAAGCAGATCATTTTGTAAAACAAATTAACTATCTCTTGGAAAAAGGATTTACAATTATTGCTGCTGGACTTGACATGGACTATAAAGCCAAGCCATTCCAACTTGTTAAGGAATTGTTGCCTATATGTGATTACGTCGAAAAACACCACGCTGTGTGCGCTGTGTGTGGAAATGATGCATGGGTAAGTTATCGTATATCAGACGATAAAAACAGAATAAAGTTGGGTGCTAGTGAGGCATATATGCCATTATGTAGAAAACACTATATTGAAAAAATGAATGAAAAGAAGCTAACAGAACTACAAACAACATATTTAGATAAAGATAAAAAAAATAAAAACACAATTTAG